The following coding sequences are from one Gossypium raimondii isolate GPD5lz chromosome 4, ASM2569854v1, whole genome shotgun sequence window:
- the LOC105778989 gene encoding zinc finger BED domain-containing protein DAYSLEEPER-like, with the protein MASSNTPIPVDNGFNEYESTLKRQKSTTSKVWDEMTKLECENKNELKAQCNHYVLDYWGQRDKDYQMFALSNEEWRNVDILCKILKVFYYVTCVFSGSNYPTANLYFRGAWKVYKVLLDTVKGPYSFLTPMVKKTQEKFNKYWAEYSLILSCAAILDPRYKLNYVQYCFTTIYGIHPSDFVGTILSNLRLLFDKYVKKSKSTSSSLVGSSNVSDKNPADSSLDEHNVNSADFGGYFDEHDDYKRYLNESSTKSEKSQLDIYLEEPELELNSQIDVSDYWSKSSVRYNELSLLARDLLAIPISTVAFESAFSMGKKVITPLRSSLKPKKVQGVVCLDDWMRAKGFSTEIGSKKDDEDDVSSVTFLGYLHF; encoded by the exons ATGGCTAGTTCGAACACTCCTATACCTGTGGACAATGGGTTTAATGAGTATGAAAGTACTCTCAAACGTCAAAAGTCTACCACTTCAAAGGTGTGGGATGAAATGACAAAGCTTGAATGCgagaacaaaaatgaattgaagGCACAATGTAATCACT ATGTGCTAGATTATTGGGGCCAACGGGATAAAGATTATCAAATGTTTGCACTTTCTAACGAGGAGTGGAGAAATGTTGAtattctttgcaaaattttgaaGGTATTTTATTATGTGACTTGTGTTTTTTCTGGTTCTAATTATCCAACGGCTAATCTTTATTTTAGAGGGGCTTGGAAGGTTTACAAGGTCTTGCTTGATACAGTTAAAGGTCCTTATTCGTTTTTAACTCCAATGGTTAAGAAAACgcaagagaaatttaataagtattgGGCTGAGTATTCGTTGATATTGTCATGTGCTGCAATTTTAGATCCTCGTTACAAGTTGAATTATGTGCAGTATTGCTTTACTACAATCTATGGTATTCATCCTTCAGATTTTGTTGGGACCATTCTTAGCAATCTTAGACTCTTGTTTGACAAGTATGTTAAGAAATCCAAATCCACGTCTTCCTCTTTGGTTGGGAGTTCTAATGTTTCGGATAAAAATCCTGCTGATTCTAGTTTGGATGAACACAATGTTAATAGTGCTGATTTTGGGGGATATTTTGATGAGCATGATGATTATAAACGGTATTTAAATGAATCTAGCACTAAGAGTGAAAAGTCACAATTGGACATTTATTTGGAAGAACCGGAGCTTGAGTTGAATAGTCAAATAGATGTTTCAGATTATTGGAGCAAAAGTTCAGTTCGATACAATGAGCTTTCATTATTGGCTCGTGATCTTTTGGCAATTCCAATATCGACTGTAGCTTTTGAATCAGCTTTTAGCATGGGTAAGAAAGTTATCACACCTTTGAGGAGTTCACTTAAGCCAAAAAAGGTTCAAGGCGTTGTTTGTTTGGATGATTGGATGCGAGCTAAAGGATTTTCAACGG aaattGGTTCCAAGAAGGATGATGAGGACGATGTTTCTTCCGTTACTTTTTTAGGATACCTTCATTTctaa
- the LOC105781058 gene encoding LOB domain-containing protein 1, giving the protein MENNERGSISPISIPTTFSYSPSSSFSSPLSQFSPSLPSPDSQSSSPPRAAAASPQLVLSPCAACKILRRRCVDKCVLAPYFPPTEPSKFIIAHRVFGASHIIKSLQELPESQREDAVSSMVYEASSRIRDPVYGCAGAIFQLQKQVSDLQAQLAKAQAEVVTLQCQQANVLTLILEMSQSKEPIDTTCFLDDTCIVSPWEPLWT; this is encoded by the exons ATGGAAAACAATGAGAGGGGTTCAATCTCTCCAATCTCAATTCCAACCACGTTTTCTTATTCTCCATCGTCGTCGTTTTCTTCACCACTTTCTCAGTTTTCACCAAGTCTTCCTTCTCCAGACTCTCAATCTTCTTCACCACCGCGAGCAGCAGCAGCTTCTCCTCAGCTTGTTCTCAGCCCTTGTGCTGCCTGCAAAATCCTTCGCCGTCGCTGCGTCGACAAGTGTGTTTTGGCTCCTTATTTCCCACCAACTGAGCCTTCTAAGTTCATCATTGCTCATAGAGTTTTTGGAGCTAGCCACATCATCAAATCCTTGCAG GAACTACCAGAGTCCCAAAGAGAAGATGCAGTAAGTAGCATGGTGTACGAGGCCAGTTCTCGGATTCGGGATCCGGTATACGGGTGTGCCGGAGCGATTTTCCAGCTACAAAAGCAAGTGAGTGACCTCCAAGCACAGCTGGCCAAGGCACAAGCTGAGGTTGTGACCTTGCAATGCCAACAAGCCAATGTGTTAACCCTAATCTTGGAAATGTCACAATCTAAAGAACCCATTGACACCACTTGTTTTCTAGATGATACTTGTATTGTTTCACCTTGGGAGCCTCTCTGGACTTGA